One genomic segment of Oncorhynchus kisutch isolate 150728-3 linkage group LG15, Okis_V2, whole genome shotgun sequence includes these proteins:
- the LOC109905072 gene encoding SLC35A4 upstream open reading frame protein-like isoform X2, with the protein MKDLNQLKNQLEDIQKRVESEFAEGIPKGGSVLASPFLKGFLAGYMVAKLRSSALIGVLLGTFTGIYAAQNYQVPNIESTLKDYMSLFRKGPK; encoded by the exons ATGAAGGATCTCAACCAGCTCAAGAATCAGCTGGAAGACATCCAGAAACGTGTGGAGAGTGAATTTGCAGAAGGAATCCCGAAG GGGGGCTCTGTGCTGGCATCTCCCTTCCTGAAGGGCTTCCTGGCTGGCTATATGGTGGCCAAGCTCCGCTCCTCAGCTCTCATAGGAGTGCTACTGGGAACATTCACAGGCATCTACGCTGCACAGAACTATCAGGTTCCCAACATCGAAAGCACCCTGAAAGACTATATGAGTTTATTTAGAAAAGGACCCAAGTAA
- the LOC109905072 gene encoding SLC35A4 upstream open reading frame protein-like isoform X1 has translation MADDKDPFKQMKDLNQLKNQLEDIQKRVESEFAEGIPKGGSVLASPFLKGFLAGYMVAKLRSSALIGVLLGTFTGIYAAQNYQVPNIESTLKDYMSLFRKGPK, from the exons ATGGCGGATGACAAG GATCCCTTCAAACAGATGAAGGATCTCAACCAGCTCAAGAATCAGCTGGAAGACATCCAGAAACGTGTGGAGAGTGAATTTGCAGAAGGAATCCCGAAG GGGGGCTCTGTGCTGGCATCTCCCTTCCTGAAGGGCTTCCTGGCTGGCTATATGGTGGCCAAGCTCCGCTCCTCAGCTCTCATAGGAGTGCTACTGGGAACATTCACAGGCATCTACGCTGCACAGAACTATCAGGTTCCCAACATCGAAAGCACCCTGAAAGACTATATGAGTTTATTTAGAAAAGGACCCAAGTAA